The Polyodon spathula isolate WHYD16114869_AA chromosome 15, ASM1765450v1, whole genome shotgun sequence genome segment GTTCAGAacgtaaaatatataatatatataatattatatatatatatctatatatatataggatatatagatatagatatatatgatatatcatagagttagtaataataatttttttttaatatataatattgttttcaGGGTCGTGCTCCCATCTCTGCAAAGCTTGTAGCCAACATGCTGTCAGTTGCAGGAGCAGATCACATCATTACCATGGACCTGCATGCTTCACAGATTCAGGTGAGTTTCAAAGTAGGGGTTCATTAATTCTATCAAACAATAGTCCAAAATGCCATCTGCAGAAAATCTGTTGCAAGCATTAGATATGGGGGGAGTAGAACattaacaattattttatataaatccaAAGAAAACCCATAGGTTTAGAAAATGAGTCAGATGTTGAATTGTAAATGTCAAAGCCCAGCAAGTTTtctgaaattgatttaaaaaaaacaaaaaaacaactgatcaCCATTTCGTAAAGCTTTGTTTGAGATGTTGCAAGTTTCTAAGCATGTTATCTCGGCTACATCCAATTTGTATTACTCAGCTTTCAGGCCAAAGTTCACATTATGAGTTGTGGGCTCCTTCAGCTAATGGGTGTGGGTAATGTGTTTaagttacagatttttttttttaatttactgctatATGTAATCCACAGTTAGAAATATTTCATTGGAACTGTTTCAACATTATTTTCTCCTACAAGAcctattttcaaatgtattctgACTCCCATAAACCATTGACAGTAAACCATGTGTATTTTATAGAGATTTGTAGACTGCAAAATACTTTACACAACACGCTCATTATTAATGGAATGATATAAAAGGggaaataataatgcatataggTTGGCATCTAATCAGTCATTCAGGAGTTCCTCTTTACCGCTGCTTGAAACACCCCCTCATCCTGGAGTCTTCCAATGGTCGTTTTCTGCAAACGGTGCCATTGCAGCAACACCCAGGAGACTTAATTGACATCATCTTGACTGACatgaattctgactaaaaccaggaaaaatgaacatattaccctTGTTATTGCTTTTTTACACCTGCTCCCTGTGCAGCATATAAATGACTTTAAGatctgttaacttacaaggccctgagtGGATTAGCACCTATTTAcagaccctgtatcttccaaaccacactctgagatcacaggattattcttagggtcaacaaaagcaccacaggatatagggctttttcttgtagagctcctaaattatggaatgctctgccttcgtttgtcagggaaactGGGGctattacagttttcaagtaaagactaaaaacgcactttttataaaatggctttcttatcttagtgggttttaatgcaactttaaaattgctccttttgtgttgtgtatactgttatttaaatgttctgattgtggtagttgtatgtgtgaaatgctatacagatgtattgtggtttgttcttttttttctgctctgtactgcacagtgctttaGCGCTAGTTTTGTATacaaagcactatataaatgcagtaaataaatatagcCACTGTGTTGAAGGATGAACCGATGTAAGGGTACACACAATATCATGCTACCTGTAAAGTCACTGAAGTCCTTCTGCTTTGTgatgttgctgaatagttgcacataaCTCACACAGCTTGTATAGGTCTAATGGATCATATGACATGTTACGTCAGTGCTTGTTTGCAAGCTAGTCATTTATATATTGTTCAGTAGTCTGTTAATGAACCTAACTTGAAAATACATGCGACATGAGCTGTGTTATACAGTTACGTAGTTGGACCTACAGTAGAAGGTAATTCTTAAGGCTCTGTCTTCGTTTAAGGGTTTCTTTGACATTGCTGTGGACAATCTGTATGCAGAGCCTGCTGTTATTCAGTGGATTAAAGAAAATATCCCAGAATGGAAAAACGGTATCATTGTGTCTCCTGATGCCGGGGGAGCAAAAAGGTATTGATGTTATTTTGGAATTTATAAAAGGTACAGCATTGTTTCtagaacaaacaaaaactgaaaaaaaatcagtttaaaacttTACAACAAAAATACTACCTAACCAGAAGAGGTCGCTAGTCTAAATTtgtatattttgcttttgtttcctagTAACAGAACTTTTGTGGGGCCTTGTCTCAAATCTGTTTTACTCCAGTgtaacttttttcatttaaattaaaaaaataaataaataaatacagtagaattaCACATTTTGAGGTCAAAATGagcattttaaatatgcaattcattaaatgtgtttttgagtGATTTTGGGTGTGTTTTTAATTGACCCATTTGTTTACATACACCAGAAGAGGTTTTAGAACATTCCAACCAATCAAAATCAATCATGCAGATTTGATTAATGTGATGTCATACACTAGCTGTGAAAATCTCTACCCAAAGTTTGATGTATAAGTGGTGGCCATTTTAGACCAACCTAAACAGAATGCAGTGAGTTTTGACTTCTGAGGAAATAAGATGAAATCTGAGATGTATCAAAGACTTGTGAGAGATACAACCTTGTTTACCTGCTCTATTACCAGTGTTTTGGTATTTCCTTTGTTTATACTTCTAGATTTCAATGAAGTTATGCGCTGCTTCTAATTAGTCACCTGTCTTGGTGACTGGCTAACAAGATTTGGAATGAGGTTTGCAGAGATGCCGACTGCTAGGTTTTGGCCGTAGCAACTGCATAAAAAACGTAGTTGCTATGGTGCCACAGGCAAAGCCCTTCAAACTATGGTTAGGTGTCTCCGTATGCAGTTATATTAAGTCGGTGTATGTGCAGCGCCTTTTGAGAGGAACTTGGCATTTAGGGTGTGTCCTCATCTGAGAAACATATTGCAATTGGGTGCTTATGTTGAGTGACGGATCTTGCTTTAAAATCAAAAGCAGTGGGGTTGCTTAACTGCAGGTGTTAACTTAGTTTCAATAAAACTATGAATGGAAAAGTGGCagcaaaacaagtaaaaagattaTACTCCAGAAGTACAAAGAAGAATATACAAAgatgtatacatttattaaacGAAGTAGGATTTCTGAGAATCGCACCTATTGTGAATACTGCAGATGTGGTTTTAGCATGAGCCACAGCGGAATAAATGACATTGATGACCATATAAAAAGCATTAAACACGAAAGAAATGCATGAACAGCTAAACAGAGTAGGCCCTTGGATGGCAGCAATGAAACAGAGACTCTGTGGTACCCAGTAGTAAAACCCTACTTCAGTAAagaatttacactttttttttttcttttctttgttactGAGTTGCCAGAAATTTAGTTTATGTATTTTAGTTCAACTTCAAATTACAGTATGGGGTACAGTTTCTCAAGTGGGAGGAAAGATTTGTTGTATTTCCAGCATAGTTAATTTCCTTCCAGCACATTTCGCAAATTGCATGATATCAATctcgtttttattttaatattaacaaaaTTAACCACTTGTTCTTTTGTGACCACCATTTTAACAGTGCagactttaaaactttttttaagtgTTCGTGTTAAGTCTTTGTTGTAGCCCACTAAATTGAGGAATACTGATTTATTTATGAATAGCTTCAGTATCAAAAGAGAATTCATGAAATAGCAAGGATAATCTCTGaaagacaatatttaaactattgGTTATACTTGGATGTTTACAGCATCTTTCTATAGTTAAGCTATGTGTGCACTccagttttttaaaatgcagaatttgcTTACATTGCAGTTTGTTTATAGCTTCCAAAGATCATTTTTTTACTGGGAAAGTTGTGCACACTACTCTGTATAACGTGTGATTTAAAGCAGTTGGGGTATATTTAAGTTGAGTGAAAGACCAATATTTTTCATTGATTCTTGGCAAATGCCAGTTATTTTTTTCAGCCAGTCTTGTGTTGGAGGGGCCTTGATGAGCCTAAATTCAGTGTTTCATGATAGTGCCTTGCTATGAGCAGTgttgaaataaagctccttcagaTGATGCAGTACACACTCATTCATTTCTAGAGGCCCGGGTTAGAATTCGGCTCGGGCCACGCATTCATATCCCAGGACAGCCTTGTTTGAAATAGCACAACATATTCCTAAAGCAAATTAAGCAAATGTTTTAAAGTTGTGCAACCATTTGTTTATTGTAGAGTCACCTCAATTGCTGACCGACTGAACGTGGAGTTTGCCCTCattcacaaagaaagaaagaaagccaaTGAAGTGGATCGAATGGTGTTAGTGGGTGATGTGAAAGACCGAGTGGCTATTCTCGTAGATGACATGGCGGACACATGTGGCACAGTCTGCCATGCTGCTGACAAGTGAGTAATCCATAGAGCAGAGCAACACGGAAGTGAGACAGTACAGGGCTCTTTGGAACAGCTTGCGCTGCAATGACGAACAAAAAACCAACACACATGACGACCAATGGAGGAAGACGAGATGGAAATTGGCAGGTGCAAAGGTGCACAGTGACAAATAAAAAGTCTGTTGTGTTGTCTTCATGTCGTATCTGTTTAAACCGGGGGAAATGGGTTTAgggaaaatacttattttataatttattatataaatataatattgatatatatGTATGCtaaacgaagggtacattttgaccttcgatcATGTTATAGGTcagtcacaataataataataataataataataataataataatattatgaacTTACAATTGTAAAATGACTTTGGAGATTGGTTGTGCCCCCATGACAACTGTCACTTGCACAGTAtgcatttaacctttttttttttgatcgtctgggcatttaacaaaaaaaatcccaaacagcagaggcgtttcgagacatttctttcactACAGCTttgctatacaacgctttgctgttgatggtgaatgaagaaatttgcctctggttaacatgagctggagctggggggggggggggggggtgctcagttttgttcaaaatgaaaatgattagtgttagcgtatgttttgtttgtttccaacATATTCGACCACAGCACTTGTACACTAGGtgttcagtacatattttattgaagcatACATGACAGCGGCGCCTtagagttgctacgtataataatttggtagtggattttaagaccacttttgtttaagtaattttcattatacaaatcaaaagatcgaattttgcgtgtgagtgacatttaatgtgtggttTATGATATTCACATATTGTCAAACGATTTCCGttagcagaaaaacaaaacatacagtgctTGAATGGcgtctgacgaaccttcgaaggtttgaaacaatcttcgaattcctggctagcgaatgaACCTTCTAATACAGCCCTATAGAGAGATGATTTtcttgtttcatatttatttttattagaaattAAGCTGgcctgtacttttatttttatttttttatttaactgggTTTGTGATAAACAAGTTACTACATATGACGTATTGCCAATTGATGATGCccattttgaatgttttgtatattgcagATTGTTATCTGCAGGTGCTACCAAGGTGTATGCTATACTGACCCATGGGATCTTCTCTGGCCCTGCCATTTCCCGGATAAACAATGCTGCATTTGAGGCTGTTGTAGTTACCAACACCATTCCACAggaagaaaaaatgaaacagtgccCAAAGATTCAGGTAACATTTCTGTACAGGCTTTGCCTATATTGATTATCTCCAGTGACACATTTCCAGCCTAAAATGGTAACAGGCTAATTCATGGCACAAGCATGTTGTAGACACGcttgtatacaaaataaagaacttAGCTTCTGTGTTTTTTGCAATATTTCATCAAGTGCTGTACTCTGTTTTTCTCATTTAAGTTCCGTTACTGGCGTTCAGTAAAATGAACTGCATTACTGCCACATTCTTTTAACCTATGGTAATGTCAATGATACAGATCTGTTTTACAAACCATGGTCAAACATCTCCATGGTCACTGTAGTGaaggaatgtttgtttgttttcaggttaGACTACTTTAAATCAGAAATAATAGTGTATTGTGGCATAATCTACTGCAACAGAGCGATCCGATTGGCTAGAAATGTTGTGACTGTGTATAATGCGGGTCAAGGATGCAGTTTGTCTAACATCTGAGCAACAGCCTGGCTACACAAAATTGTGTTCTACATcctgcagttatttttttcattgattcaagcactgtacatatatattagGTAGTCTTCACTTCATCATCCATGGTTTACAActaactgtttgttttggtttttttaggtGATTGATATTTCAATGATCCTTGCTGAAGCCATCCGAAGAACACACAATGGAGAATCTGTGTCTTACCTGTTCAGTCATGTCCCGTTATAATAGAGAAGAAAAGaaagacctacattttcttctgcTTCTTCAAGCTTCCAGTTGTGACACACCTACCTGAAACAGTGCAGAGCCAAAGCAATTCTGACCTGCACACAAATGACTTAAGCATTTCTTGAGTAGCCATTCCAGCTACAGGGGCCATTTCTTCACAGATCTTTCCACACCTTGATGCCAGGGCGCATTCATACTTCATTCCCCAGAACAATGAATGTTGCCTTAAAGCAGGGGCTTGGCTTACCTTATACCTATTGATTgtagttttcgggttttatttttgatcacatgacgtcccttttttaaaacttattttgagccgattTCTGTTTCCCAATTAAACTCAGTAAaacctgttaattacaaaacaatgtcacttgttttaccttcatatcttgactgagcctgatttggtttctctttatttttatttcaaagagaCGTATCAAATTTATCTGCACACGTGAACTGCTGATTGCTGATCGTAATTGCATTTTGTTCTTGCAGTCGCTtagtttcttttgttattttcactcgttttaacagagttgtcctgacTGCTTTTACTTTTCAGTGTAAAATACCCACAACGGAATTTATACTGGTAGCATGTCCATTATTTAAAATagccttgatttgtagcaaagaggAACATCATCTTAAACCTAGTCcttaattagtagttttctctttattaggatgcagagacagcttaacaacgaCTAATttagggaggtagagatttgaaaaataaaaaccgaaaagttCAAGCTGTACTTGTACCTCATTGTGTTTGCAACTCAGTCTGAATGACAAATTGAGTTGGtcttcttttaaaatgctttaatagcAGAatcagttttttatatataatacaaagaATTTAGCTACCTTATGTCAGTAGTTTGGGTGAAGACCCTGTTCACTTGCTATATAAAGTCTTAATTTTATGTCTCACTTTTAAATGACACAGAAGCATATGTTTTGTTGgcgttgtttaaaatgtttttcagtaaTTTTTTGTATTGAATGCTCAGGATATTTGCCAGTGTGATTTGGAATTGATAAAATGTCTGGTCGAGAAAGGAGTTTAAAGAAAACTCTTAACCTTGCCAATGCTTGCCATGTCTTGTCAGCTGTGGCAGCTTGTGCACAAAACATGTACAGTTTTCACCTCtagaaataatcatttttttgaaatgcaaaaccaGTACAGTTTTATtctctaataataaaaaaaaaaaaaaaaaaaaaaaaaaaaaactggcaagcttaaagtttattttgctggctttttttgtttagtttttgtttcaattttgttttttaaataatgtcccTGTTTTAAGCTTGTTGTGATTCTAATTAATACTGACTTGTCTAACATAGTGTGTATAGTTACAATCGTGGTTTATCTCTTGTTAACTTACTTGACAGGGTGTTTATTTCACAGGTTATTAATGCCGGACTGAATACGGGTTCATGACAGGCAACCAACATTTTACACTTGTGTGTGATCTGTCAGATCAAAAGATCTTACATTTGCAGACTTCTGCCCGTGAAAGATTTCTGATGAAAGATGCATCCCTCAAGTTAATTGACTCTTCATAAATTCTGTGCAGTTGTCAAGAGATTTCATTGCCATACCTGCCATGGAAATCTAAACAGCAGTCtgcagttgttgttgttaataatagtTTCCTTTTAGTGGAGGCTGGAGTTCCAACTGTGCTGTTttttgattttacatttttatctttTTGACCTATGTAAGCATATACCTAATGAAAATATACCAACTTGGAATCCCTATATaagtgtactgtattattgtgcCTATTACTACTGGTAGTGattataatttaatacaatttattaaaaaaaaaaaaaaaaaaaaaaaaagaaaacctccaGTGAGTGAAATAACCTTGGTCACTGGACTGGTAGTGTTGACTCTTGTTTTGCAGCAGTGAAAATAGGGAGTTGCTTTCTTACTCTTCCCCTTCCCAATCTGCATATTAAGGGAAGCTGTATTACAAATAGGTTTGGTTTTTGTGGATGAGAGGGTTGTAAAGCATGAGACATGTGCTTTACAAGTCATAGTGGCAAAACACATGTATTACATTAGCCTTCTCCTTTTGTCTGTAAAGGATGTATGTCTGAGGTCTGAATTTGGATTTCATCTTGGTTCCTGTTTTCTGCTTctgaaaaaacagtaacaaatgcTAGTTACCTTTAAGTGCACCaggtgttttttgtaaaatatattgtcagttttacaaaaaaaaaaaaaaaaactaagcagtGAACTATTCCAGAGTGTAAGTATGTCATTTATTACTTGCTTCTGCTGCAAGTAGTAACAGGAACATGCCTTTCTGAAGGCAgtttacagagaaaaataaatgtcagcTTACCAGGGTGAGCCAGTGAGATCACTGGATTTCCTGAAAACTACAGAGTCCAGGTTTACGTGTGAAAACTAATGGTTTGCGTGAACCAAACCGTTGTTTTTAAAGAGAGATGCTGTAGGCTCTATTCATAACTCTTTAAATCGTGAACTATTTCAAGAATGGTTTTTTcaaagtttataaataaaatcaagtcCTAAAACTGCTCTGGACTATTGGTGTTGGTTTCATTAACAGAAATCTgtttcataaatattttattcGTAAAATGgactttgaaaaatgtattatttaaacaactCTGCATCTCAAAGCTTCTTGAATAGAGCCCTATATTTCTATATGTTCTCCTAGAACAGTGATGGACAGCTCCACTACTAGAGCGCCCTTTCCCACTGGGTATGCTTGTAAATGTACAGGATACAGTACACCTACTCTGCTCTTTCTAGTGGAAACCTACTTGGCTCATTTCTCTTTCATACTGGATGTGTACtgaggtgttgtgtgtgtgtgtgtgtgtgtgtgtgtatatatatatatacacacacacacacacacacactaccgtttttccagtttttattgaaatttaagcagttcaagtccagtgaataacctgaaatggtacaaaggtaagcggtaaattgccagaggttaaaaaaaaaaagtttaggttaccaaaaactgaaaaataatgtacatttcagttatataaaaaggcctttttcagggaacaagtaatgggtaaacaacttacagctgttctgcagcaatggaagtaaattaagccttgaaagttgatgctgacaattcctacaggtgtcccaacctTTGTTGTTTACTTACAAACACTCTGTCtctataaaagcagtgttggaacagactgtgttactataccctcttaagcattaCTTGGACAATATTGTATTGCgagaagtagtatattgctatcgtaatggcaagaaaaaggcaattaacaaaggaatacagaccattataacccttaaaagtttAGGTccttagagaaattgcaaagaaagccaaggtgtcagtgagtacagtttcctacaccatcaaaaggcacttggaaactagaggaaactgacaggaagaggtctggcagacccaaatccacaacagaatcagaagacaagtttctaaGAGTCAaaagcttgcgtgataggcggttcataggacaacagcttcaagcacagcttaacactggtcgaagtaagcaagtctcagtttcaactgtgaaaagaagacttcgagctgcaggtttgacaggtcgagtggcagtaagaaagccattgctaagatggcaaaataagaaaaagaggcttgcctgggccatgaagcaccgccagtggactactgaagactggaagaaggtcttctggaccgatgaatcaaaatttgaaatcttcggttcatcacacagggtttttgtacgccgccgagtaggcgaaaggatagttcctcggtgtgtgacaccaactgtcaaacatggaggaggaagcgtgatggtctggggctcttttgctggatccagagtctgcgacttgcacagagtgagtggcaccctgaaccaaaacggctactacagcattttgcagcgtatacgcctagttggtcaggggttcatcctacagcaagataatgactcaAAACATacatccaggctatgtcagaactacctttagaagaaaagaacaagatggtaggcttcaaatcatggaatgacctccagacttaaaccccatcgagctggtttgggatgaactggacagaagggtgaaagcaaagcaacctacaagtgcaacacatttgtgggaacttct includes the following:
- the LOC121327988 gene encoding ribose-phosphate pyrophosphokinase 2 isoform X2, whose translation is MELLIMINACKIASSYRVTAVIPCFPYARQDKKDKGRAPISAKLVANMLSVAGADHIITMDLHASQIQGFFDIAVDNLYAEPAVIQWIKENIPEWKNGIIVSPDAGGAKRVTSIADRLNVEFALIHKERKKANEVDRMVLVGDVKDRVAILVDDMADTCGTVCHAADKLLSAGATKVYAILTHGIFSGPAISRINNAAFEAVVVTNTIPQEEKMKQCPKIQVIDISMILAEAIRRTHNGESVSYLFSHVPL
- the LOC121327988 gene encoding ribose-phosphate pyrophosphokinase 2 isoform X1 — encoded protein: MPNIVIFSGSSHHDLSQKVADRLGLELGKVVTKKFSNQETCVEIGESVRGEDVYIVQSGCGEINDNLMELLIMINACKIASSYRVTAVIPCFPYARQDKKDKGRAPISAKLVANMLSVAGADHIITMDLHASQIQGFFDIAVDNLYAEPAVIQWIKENIPEWKNGIIVSPDAGGAKRVTSIADRLNVEFALIHKERKKANEVDRMVLVGDVKDRVAILVDDMADTCGTVCHAADKLLSAGATKVYAILTHGIFSGPAISRINNAAFEAVVVTNTIPQEEKMKQCPKIQVIDISMILAEAIRRTHNGESVSYLFSHVPL